A stretch of DNA from Montipora capricornis isolate CH-2021 chromosome 1, ASM3666992v2, whole genome shotgun sequence:
ATCACTAGCTCCTTCCTCGTCCACCAGcatttgtacattgcagcattgttatctgtgtctctagaaattggttgcaaaccacgcCGTTTAGGTCACGTTCGGTGAATCAATACTTTTGTTCAGAAACAAATTTCTAATTTCTAAAGGAACTGTGGTGTTGCGTCAGTGGGAGAGTGGAACATAAAAGTTGAAttgccaccgtgaaagatttggaaagttGACGTTTGgagagctaacgctcgaaacgtcacctTCCCAAACCTCTCacgtttttaattttatttatttattttatttatttataaataacatttattcgtgacactgcttacaaaataaattacataAGTTAGTTACTTACACTACTAACATCAACAATTTCCAATACTTGTTACAATGTTAACAATCATTATTTACACgcaaataaaaaggcccaaacaGCCGCGCAACTGCTGATGGCATGTATGATCCTTAGTATTGATTATAAAAACGTAATATAAATATAAGCGTGTACGTTTACAATTAAGTACGTTGTAACACCTTAAACAGTTACTTTTACAACACAACACAAAACTTaacttaaaaaggaaaattcttcgTCCATTTGTTATAAAGTGCAGATAGGTTATCGTTCTTAGTATAAATGCATTTTTCTGTTTggtattttaagctttgatttgaaACCTTCAATGCAAGGAAGTAAACGTTTGCTTCTGCAGTACCATAGATAAAGTTTACCAATAAGTATTAAATAGTTAAGTAAGGGACATGACGATGAATCTATGCCACCATTTATGATATCCTGTAAATTAAggactttgttttgttttgttattgaaaAGGTGTATTGCTAACAATCTTTCCAGAATAAATTCGGGTGCGGACAATGGAAGAGAAAGTGGTGTGATGTTTCAGGTTACGTATTGCAAAAAGTGCATTTATCTTGCTCAATATAGCCAGTTTTATATAATTTTGGGTTTGTATATAGTATCGAATTTAAGACCTTGTACTGGAAAGCCTAGACATAAGATTCATGAGCCACTGTTTGGGGAAGAGTGTAAACAAGTTCCAAGTCATCTTCGGATAATTTAAATTCTTGTTTCAGTGTATGTGAATTGTTTGGAAGTTGGGGTTTATTGCTAATAATCAAGCAATAATAatcttttaatttgtttttcatgttgttAAAAATATTTCCGTTATGCTTGAAGGAAGGAACACCTTTAGTGGGGCCACAAATCCTCTTTAAACTGAGAGGTATCGCTTTTCTAAGTCCAATTCACGTAAGAACATTACCTTTTTTTAGTTTCTTATTCATTACATCGTAGGATTCGATGTTgctaaggttaaaaaaaatcactgacaGAATATATTCCGAATCGAAAAAtgtctaattaaaaaaaaaagaacctcgCACGTTCGTAATTcaattttgtttagaaatcttccttgagacttgtgaaacaaagaaaacagaactgaaacgtgaaatttgaccataaagactcgtagccaCGCAATCTTATTCCGCGGGAAACTGGGTCGAAGACGGggtttttggcgccaaaattaAAGTTAAGCTTCCGCGGGAACACGACAGTAAACATGACCGGATTTTAAGAGGTCAGAGACGTGCTTTTCTTATGCTTTGAGCAAGGATACATTTCTGGAAAAGAATTACTTCTCTTGCTTGAAGAATatgtgttgtggtttaatttgatttttggtttaGAGTTTCTCAAAccagtttatttctttcaaaccagtttgtttttttcaaaccagttcaagtATTGAACtggggtgcagagatggcgcagtgttGAGAGCCTTTGAATGATTAGCTTCAAGCAGAAAGTGTGGATCATGGTCACTATAGTGTACTTAGGCCTAAAGACTGCGTCAGTTTGAGTTTAGGGTTGTCAATATGAAATTgaagtttgttttcagaaggttaGGGTTGGAGTCATAAAATGGGTTGGTATTTAGGCCTAGTAAGtggatttttgactggttaactaagTAATGCGGTTTGGGTAACAGACACCTCCACTAAAGTAACCAAATGTATGGATTCATTTTATGTTTCAAATTTAATCTGAATACAAGTAATAAAGATGCAGTCAAAGCAAAGTGTTGTTAGttcatttatttgcaaactgaagaaatgctactgacaagtattgttagcttgcttgcaaGCAGCTGTGAAAGAAATTTCTTTGCTATAATGGAGTGTCACATTCCACGAAGTGCAAGCATATAATCTTAATGCTTCCTTGTGGAGTAACTATTTCAGCATAGTCTTTCCTAATCTCCATTATTTTGCGCAACAGCATATTCGGGtgtacaggactcgttttgtcTACCCTGTCTATTTTGAGTGCAACCATGTCATCGATCTTGTAAGGAGCCATCCTTGCGAActgtctggtttgttttaccattttttCATCATGTATTGACTCTGTCGTTCTCTTATCTTCTGGCGTTTGGCTGCTCTTTCAACAGTTTCACACTGATCATTGTCTAAAGTGTTTTTATCAGAGGCTAGCTCAGTGGCTTCCTCTTGACATTCATGATGTCTTCATCGGCGTtctggtggttctcacggtgtgccGTGATTCCGAAAACTGCTTCGTATGGTATTGTATTTATTGCCCTGTGGAGAGTGATGTTCATAGTATATGAAGCCCGCATTGTGTACTCgcaccatctttcaatgttcttgttatttgaccccataattattgacctcatattttctttccatgttttCTTGCTTCTTTCCACAAGACCTTGTGTGCGGGTTGGAGTTCTTACCGCTCCATGGGAtagcttgatttgattttcctcgCAAAATAATTTGAGTTTTGCTTTGCAAAATTCACCTCTATTGTCTATAAGAATTTTTCTCGGGTATCCATAGGAAAAACAGTAATTCTTTACAGCATCGAGAACTTCATCTGCTGATTTTGCATGTAGGGGATGTGAATTGACGAACTTTGTATGGTGATCGATAAGATGAATCACCCACTTGTGCAGATTTCGACAAGTGCACGGTAAATTCCGAAAGTCCATCAAGTCAATCTCCAGCATTGACAAGAATGACGGTGCTTGTAATGGATTCGTTACCTCTTTGATTCTACTGGTAATTGGTTTGTGTTCTGCATGCAGTCGACAAAAGCTCACAAAGAGGTTAATAACCCTTTGGCTGACTTCAGCAAAGTTCTGTTTCACCCAGTGTTCTCTCTTCTGTCGCCCTCTATGTGAAACTCTGttgtgtgcaaacaagagatctTCATGAAGCTGACTCTTAGAAAAACCCACCTTGTTGTCACAAGTAATGATTTGGTTGTTCGAATTCACCGGCCACTTTTTTCGCTTGATGGTCTGTACCTCTGATTTTGTCATGATCTCGATTTCATCGCTCATAGAAATTGTCGTCTACgaataaagtaatttcagatttaattGTCTTTTGCTATTCTTTAAGGCTGTCTAGCGCAGAAAGAAATTCAATTTTGCCTACACAATTTATAGTGGAATCGTCACAGTTTGATGCCATAGTTCGTAGGAGATTGTAATGAAAAGTAAGCACTGTTcactttttatgaatattctgacaTGACTCCTGGGATTTCAGGACAAATAAGCCAttgtcgaaatatcaaatattcaacttgatagtgaggcagtgaggacataaacaacagaaacacgttggaatgaatgtaagaaatatttgcatatcatccactttgctttttctttgtcctcagaacctctctttcaagctgaattttattggtctttttcaatccaaaaattacaatgaagtaTACTACAGCGCAGGCTATTTTTTGCATTTATCTGCTTATGATTATGCAAATGACTACGAATGTTATCCGAGGGAAGAGTGGGacgcaataacaattattcgtaTCAACATTTATGGGTAGGATTTCTAACCAGTTCACGGTGGCTCAGTGGAGAAGACTCTGGGATAGTAATCGGACTATACATCAAGGGCAGTGGTTCGAACTCTGGCAGAAAGGTAAGACttactgtaaaagaaaaattgtaagtAGGATTTGTAGACAGGGGGTGGCAGTAGTAGTACTTGGGGTATGGTTAATGTACTCATGAATGGAAATTGGAGTGAGGATAATCGGAAAGGAAGGGAAAGGTGAAAGGGAGGAGGAAAAGATCAATTTACCAGTGATGTGATGTTTTCATGCTCCCCAAAAAGCCATgcccctatttttaaaccacacctcaaaagataaaaatcccttttcaggcagttgataaataacctggtttaaaattttattcgtggtttgaaaaaaacaaactggttagaaaaaaatgagctggtttaaaaaaaattcaaccaagagcaaaattaaaccacaacatacacGTCCAAAAATCCAGGTTTTTCCTACAACGAATACGATCGCTTTGACTTCGACAGTATTCCAGAGCCCGAGTGCAAGTACGAGTTTCGCATCGAGAAAAACGACATCCCATTCCTGGCTAGCATTCTTCAATTACCCGAAGTCTTCAGATGCTCCCAGAGATTTGTTGCCTCTAAAATTGAAGGGCTTTGCGTGCTTCTTAAAAGGACAGCATACCCTTGTCGCTACAACGATATGATCCAACGTTTTGGATGATCGGTTCCCGAAATCTGCATGATAACAAATGCTGTTGTAAATTGTTTATATGAAGACCACGGTCACAGAATTACAGAATGGAACCATGAAGTTCTTTCTCCTGCTTCCCTGGAGACCTATGCAGCAGCCATCCATCACAAAGGAGCTGCATTAGAAAGTTGCTTTGGATTTCTAGACGGAACTGTTCGCCCAATTTCAAGGCCGGGCGAAATCAACGAGCAGTCTATAATGGTCACAAAAGAGTGCactctttgaaatttcaatcaatgaCATTGCCATATGGACTTGTTGGAAACCTTTATGGACCTGTTGGTTAGTTTACCGTTCCGCGGGCATTCTTACTGTACATCAGTAGGTACCTGGATAATGTTTTtggaaaacacaagtttaaaacaaAGATATAAATAATCTGTTGCCCTTTTCTCCCACTGCATTCACAGATTCTGTGAAAATATTATATATAAGAACAACGATAGACCGTAGTTTTCTTCCAAATGACAATGTATTTTTCTTCCAAACATGTATTATCCCAGGATAGATCTACTGATGACATAAGAATATCAGCTATTTCTGCTATTATATTTTTGCTGGAGATTTCAATAGCTTGACCCCTCCATTTCTTTGTTCTTCATCTCTTTCCCCTGTCTTTTTAATGACACTCTAATTcagtaaataacattttgtgttttGCAGAGGGCAGAAGACATGATGCGGGCATACTGGCAGATTCAGGTTTGTTAAGAACCTGGAGAGATATGCATTCTCCAGGGGTGGCCAGCCCGTGTGTCTATATGGTGATCCCGCCTACCCCATCAGGGTTCACCTGCAGGGTCCATTCAAGGATGCAAGATTGACACCAAATATGCTGGCCTCTGTGTGGAGTGGATATTTGGAGACATAGTTAACTCATTTAAGTTTATAGATTTTCGAAAGAACCTGAAGATAGGGTTAAGCAGTGTTGGCAAACTCTACATTGTCTGTGCTCTACTTCAGAATGCCATCACTTGCTTGTATGGCAATAAAACATCCACTTACTTTGATTTACAACCACCAACAGTCCAGGAATACTTTGCATGAAGATAACTTCATCATTTTCTACATGTATCACAGTTAAAAGCAGATTTTGTCAAGCAACTATTGTCAAGATAACAGCAACCACACATCTTTGAATACTCTTGGTGATCGAAAGTACTGTAACTGTGACAACTGACAAATCAAAACTCAGGCAACTtattttttaagcatttttgGGGCCAACTAGATTAACACGATTTCATTCGACCAAGCCAAGCATTGTCAACAAGATTATAACATCTGAACTCGAGAATATTCTTACAATACTAATAAAAAACCACTGTAACAACTTTCGTAATAAATTCAAGCAAAGCTAGCAGTAAAAGTTAATTGTTAAGCAAATTTGAAAGTAAGTTCAGCATCAATTTATTCTGCTCGACCATTGATGCTTGaatttgctgctgttgttgttgttgctgtgcCATCATGGCCATCAGGGAATCGTATCTCTTGCCTTCCATTTCTTGTTGTGTCTTCTTTATTTCAATTTCATGCTCTCGTAATTTTGCTTCTTGCTTCGACTTTTCCTTTAGGTAGCGAACTACTTCTGACCCGGATCTTCTTGTTTTATTCTTCAAAAGGCAATGATGTTGCATCATCTTGCTCGTTATTTACAAGCTTCCTCTTCTTTGTTTCTCCAAGGTTCtccattgcagtttttcttATTTCCTGGGCTTTAGACTTACTCtgttcagtttttcttttagctTCGTTTCCCTCTTCTTCGCTTAAGTCATCTTGTTCAATAAGCTCTTCCAGAAGCACCTCGAGTTCGATCTGCTCCACTTTGATACCACTCGCTCTTTCTTCGGTGCTTAACTTTTTCCTATACTTGGACGAGATTATTCCATAGCGATCCCGTACGGCATGTTTGGACACTGTAAATGTTTGTGTATCATAGCTACACAAAGAATCTGCGATTTGCTGCCATACTTGAGGTCACTGAACTGTTTTTTTCTTCGTAGACTTAAAGATATCACTTGCTCGAATTTCACAAGCCATGTTTTTAAGTCCAGTGCATTTCCAAACCTGTACAATATattgaaaatatatattttgagcCTTATAAGAAAGTAGCgtctaaaaagaaacaaaaaattttcTAAATATCTTACCTAGACGTCTTAAAAGGTGGACGTTCCGTGCTGCCAGAGACGAACGTGATGCCATGCGCAGtatgaaataaaattctcaaaGTAACTTCCGGCCGCCCTCCGTGGCTCACGAACGTGTGCTGCTTAAAATATTGATATCGAACTCGGCCTGTTTGTTGTATTCTTCATTTAAAGGCTAAAACACTTCATCATTCAAAAGGTAATAATGAGTCTCAATggcactttctttttttcttttttttctttttaatttaaacatatttCATTGGCGAAGTTTGCCCTGAGAGAAAGAGAACTTATCAAGAGGGCTCACTTCGAAATAacattgaattaaaaaaaagaacataaatGAATAATTAGTCAAAGCGGcagcaaaacagacaaaaagaacatttaagcaATGCTAACAGGAGGAATATACACACTTAGGTACTTTTGTAAAATCTCTTCGAATCAGATATAAAAGTCTGGACATGAAAAAATAAATCATTGTATTGTTTCGGAGAAAGTAACTGTGATCCAAACAGAAAAACGGATACAATTTCTGCTTTGGACATAGAAGATCACCGGTCAGCAGATAAACAAGCAATAGAGGAGAGCAAATTAGTTCTAGGGGCAGAATAAAGTggacattcaagaaaaaaatgcttGACTGACTCGTAAAAACCACAAAAACACGCAGGGCTTTCTTTGCAACCTAAATCAAAAAGATAATAGTTACGCGCGCAGGTGTCTAAGCGTAAACGAGTATGAAAAATTGCATTAAATCTATCAatagcaaaatcaaaagtatcgTTATAACTAGGTACATTACAAAAGGAGAGTAAAGCTTTCTTGAAAGAACCAATGGATTCGAAACAGCGTATGTCAAAACTGATGTCATTCCACAAGGTAGAAGTTGAGGGGAAAACGATCTTTTAAAACGCTCAGTGCGACTTGCAAAAACAGAGTAATTTGATGCCGTAAGTAAAAAGTAATTTGTTCTTTCACTAACTAGGAAAGGTAATAAATCAACTAAATAACTAGGGCAAAGATTATTGACGATCTTAAAATATAACAGCAATTTGTGAATGGCTGTTCTAGTTTGAGATCTTCCCACCCAATTTCTTGCATTAGACGATGCCTACTGGTCCCTTTCATGGCCCCAGTTTTGTTGCCTCATATTGCACATGTTCGAGGAGATCGCTCTCACTTTCGGTGCATCCATCCCATAATACATCAGAGTATTCCATTAGTGGACGCACCAAAGATTTGTACAATTTCTTAATGTAGTCCTGTCAAGCTTGTATCTAATACCTTTTAGGATATTAAGCCTTTTAGAAGCTTTCTCATAAATCTTAAAGATATGGGCTCTCCAAGAAATGTTGTTGAAAAGAACTACACTGAGATGTGTGTGTTGTGCaacttcaataattttttatcacCGTAAAATAAATCAGGGTGAGGTGGCTTAATTAGTTAAGCTGAGAAGGTCATACACTAAGTCTTCGAGGGATTATTACTAACAATTACCAGCCATTTCCGAGCCCAGTCTTCGATCTCAGATAAATCATTAAGTTTTAGCGAAGACGTAACTGGCTCATCTACAATATTAAAAACGGAGGTGTCATTGGCATGCAAAAGGGAATCGGATTTAAAATTCTCAGTAACAtcattaataaaaattaataataataatagaccaAGCACTGATCCTTGAGGTACGCCAGCAGAGACAGTGCTCCAATTTGAGGAATGTCTATAATCCATCCAACGATGCACTGAACAGCCAAAATCACTACAGGCCGAGGGAGTAGCAGGGTCATAATGACCATTGAAATCTCCCAGTAGAACAACTAAGGTATCCGGCTTAGAAATTACTTTGTCGAGGCACATGCTATCTGTAAAATGGgactttctgcaggtaccggcaagcattagtctttatttggagttgttttgttttctgtcttttgttatcgctattgttttctcgaaacaaaggagcgtatgcataatgaagtagggacccgtgcggaaatcttgccgttTGGATTTACCCACTCCCAGTTTCCTGCTGTTACACGGTCTCCATCCTTTGCAAGTGCAGACGATAAATTCGTTGTTGTCGTATAACTGATGACAGCAGGCATGTACTCTATtgtccccattaattaatctcagctacattaattttttttggtaataCTTAAACAGAAAGTTTTTTGATACTGCGATACCCAAGATCTCTAGATTTGTCATCAGTTTCACTACCACGTGGTGAACAACGTTCTCCACATTAGAAGAAAAAATTGATAAAGTGAGTTTCCTCAAACATTCTGATTTCATCTCATCATATTAACATAATTTACCGTTCATGATAGTTTTACCTGAAAGTTaagtcaaaacaaaacaataataaatagaGGTAAAGATGTATTAAATCTATAGATTCAAAATGTTCTTAATATTTTACTGTGAAAATTGATGATCTTCCTGATTCCTTCTTGGATCAGCAAGCTTTGGTAAAGGATTAATTGCAATAAGATCCATGTTATTCTAGCAGACCtcttgtgttttatttttttacccaTTGCAGACTCACCATGCACCTGGGAATCGTTTCTTTCAAAGATTGGTTGGGAGAAAAGCAATAAAGAAACAGATCCTCTGAGACTTTCAGTTCAAATGATCTACAATAGGCAACTGGTACACAGAGCATGTCCATTGTATTATACAGCCAGAGTGGCGGGAAATTCGTGCACGTTTCCATTATAAAAAAGTGactgatattttttttctggtttccctacttttgcttttgaaatCCAGTGTAACGTGCTGGGCAAGTGTCGGTCACTTTTCCCTCAATTGTTTAAAAGTAGAAACTAATCACGAAGTGATAATTCCTTCAATCGCTATAAACTACACTCGGCGAAAAGGATGACCTACGTGTATAAAGCATAGTGACTTTGTTGTGAACTGTGAGATGAAAAGTGAAACTAATAACTTTTAGATTGGCTTTAGAGGAAAGCGAAACAAATAGAATACTATTAATGTCATAACGCATGTGAACCTCAACATTTCTGGgagcttcttttttttttacattggcTTCTCCCGATCTCATCACTATCATTGACCTTGCTTGTATTGTCTCTGGTCAATTTTTGTTACCGTTTTGAATTGTATCTTCAGTGTCCTGTCTTGCTTACCTACATTATCCCTTGACTGAGACATTTTTCTTTCACAAAACATATCCGACCGTACGTTTTC
This window harbors:
- the LOC138059776 gene encoding KRAB-A domain-containing protein 2-like; amino-acid sequence: MTKSEVQTIKRKKWPVNSNNQIITCDNKVGFSKSQLHEDLLFAHNRVSHRGRQKREHWVKQNFAEVSQRVINLFVSFCRLHAEHKPITSRIKEVTNPLQAPSFLSMLEIDLMDFRNLPCTCRNLHKWVIHLIDHHTKFVNSHPLHAKSADEVLDAVKNYCFSYGYPRKILIDNRGEFCKAKLKLFCEENQIKLSHGAVRTPTRTQGLVERSKKTWKENMRSIIMGSNNKNIERWCEYTMRASYTMNITLHRAINTIPYEAVFGITAHRENHQNADEDIMNVKRKPLS